The following are from one region of the Pocillopora verrucosa isolate sample1 chromosome 3, ASM3666991v2, whole genome shotgun sequence genome:
- the LOC136279881 gene encoding adenosine receptor A3-like produces the protein MDFKTWNMFWRLCFGVLATLIITGNILIIWIFFKLRRRKRSTFLLIGLGVADLLVGGLAVPLLIATYESASITVLRVFYLVDVFTSTSSIYALAVISVEMMFAIGWPLRHRTANFRVYICVIALPWIIAVIVAITLFVYVNFNFITSDSVFYPIVLLRATPLLIMCVAYYVIWRKQKSTICNQNNIIREVKLANTLFLITGASVFTCLPFQILNLLIYLQIAANVSHMLPTVLIIRVLQYSNSFVNVIIYPLRIPEFKNYLLHLLRCCVVHRQVFRAGVLSSAGSGSVVSLVRFTSTQHLSPSSKQESAV, from the coding sequence ATGGATTTCAAAACTTGGAACATGTTCTGGAGATTATGTTTTGGAGTCTTAGCAACTTTGATCATTACGGGAAATATTCTCATcatctggattttttttaagctgaGACGCCGAAAGCGTTCCACATTTCTTCTGATCGGTTTGGGCGTGGCTGATTTACTGGTGGGAGGACTGGCCGTTCCTCTTCTCATAGCAACATATGAATCAGCTTCAATAACAGTATTGCGTGTTTTCTACCTTGTTGACGTGTTTACAAGTACATCGTCCATTTATGCACTTGCTGTTATTTCCGTGGAGATGATGTTCGCCATCGGTTGGCCTCTTCGTCATAGAACTGCAAACTTTCGTGTTTATATATGTGTTATTGCCCTACCATGGATCATAGCAGTAATAGTCGCTATAACATTATTCGTTTATGTAAACTTCAACTTCATTACAAGTGACAGCGTATTCTACCCCATAGTTTTGTTACGTGCAACACCTCTATTAATTATGTGTGTAGCGTATTATGTTATTTGGAGGAAACAAAAATCAACAATATGTAACCAAAACAATATCATCAGAGAGGTCAAATTAGCAAACACATTATTTTTGATAACAGGAGCTTCTGTTTTCACCTGTCTCCCCTTCCAGATTCTTAACCTGTTGATATATTTGCAAATAGCCGCAAACGTTTCTCATATGCTACCAACGGTACTCATCATCAGGGTTTTGCAATATAGCAATTCGTTCGTGAACGTAATTATTTATCCATTAAGAATTCCAGAATTTAAAAACTACCTGCTACACTTACTTCGTTGTTGTGTAGTTCACCGTCAGGTATTTAGAGCTGGGGTTTTATCATCAGCCGGGTCCGGGTCAGTTGTATCCTTAGTAAGATTTACAAGTACGCAGCACTTATCACCGAGCTCTAAACAGGAGAGTGCAGTTTGA